The sequence GCCCTCGCTCAAACAGAGCCAGCGGAGTCTTCGGCAAGCATTCGCCTGCGTGTCGAACAAGCTCGGCAGATCCAGATCCAACGCTTCCAAGGTCTGAAAGGCATTCACACCAACAGCGCCATGACGCCGCGGCTCATCAAACGGCACTGCGAGCTGGATGCGGAGTCGGGCGCTCTCATGGAGCAGGCCATGGGTAATATGAACTTCAGTGCCCGCGCCCATGACCGCATCTTGAAAGTGGCCCGCACATTGGCCGACCTTCGTGGTTTGGAAAAAATCGATGCGGATTGCGTCCTCGAAGCGGTGAACTACCGCACTCTGGACAGGAACCTGTGGAGTTGAGTTCGCTCCCCAGGTTGACTTCATTTTTGTGACGACAAACTGAGCTGACCGAATTCAGCCAGCCCTCTCCAATCAAATTAGCGCTGGCTGATTGTGGCTCTCAATCACGGCCCAAGCATTATGATTGTGAATGGACTCGAAGTTTTCAGCCTCCACCCGGAACCATTTGATCTGCTTATGACCGTAAGCCTTCTGCGCCACGCTGCGGACCAGGTCTTCGACGAAGACCGGGTTGTCGTAAGCTGCTTCGGTGACGTATTTTTCATCGGGGCGCTTCAGCACACTGTAAAGTTGGCTGCTGGCGCTGGCTTCCACGAGTTCAATGAGGTCTTCAATCCAGATCGGCTGGCGGAAACGCACCGAGAGCGTCACCAAGCCACGCTGATTGTGAGCCCCACGCTCGCTGATCGCCTTGGAGCACGGGCAAAGCGTGGCCACAGGCACCTCGACGGTGACGACGTAGTCCACTTCATCGCCCTCGGCATTGACCTCGAACACCACTCCGTAATCCAGAAGTCCTTCAGCCTTGGTCACAGGGGCGCGCTTGGCCCGAAAATAGGGGAAGCGCATCTCCACATGGGCCTTGCGGGCATTCAGGCGCGACAAAAGTTCACGCGGCATGGCAGCTATGCTGGCGACGGTCAACTCACGGCCATGGGCATGAAGCACCTCGACAAAACGGCTCATGTGAGTGCCCTTGTAGTGATGCGGCAGATCTACAGCCATGGTCACCGTAGCCACGGTGTGCTGTTGGGACTGGTCGCGATCACGTATGCGCAGAGGGAAGCGCAGATTTTTCACGCCAACACGGTCGATCGCGATTTTACGATCATCCCGCTCGTTCTGAGTGTCTTTGAGGGAGGAAGGCATCCGGAAATATACGAAACAAAATTTCCCACTGCCGCAGCTAGCAACAGTGGGAAAAGATTTTCAGCACCGCTATCGAACGGCTCAGGGGAGCAAGTTCACCGCGCGAGCACGCTTCACTTCGCGGGTCACTTTGCGATGAAGCCAAGCTGGCAGACCCGTGACACGGCGGGGGATCAGCTTACCAGTCTCCGTGAGGAAACGAGCGAGGAGCTCAGGATTGGAATAGTTAAGCTTCTCCACCGGGATGTCCATCCGGCGACGAGGCATCCGGCGGTTGTTCTTGCGGAGGGAGATGAGGCGTTCGGTAGTCTTAGGTTGCATGACGGTAACGGCAGCAGATTAGCGGATCTCACGATGCAGGGTGCGACGCTTGAGGAAGGGATTGAACTTCACTTTCTCAAGACGACCCGGAGTGCGCGGGCTCTTTTTGTTGCGAGTGCTGACGTAACGGGACGTGGGCATGCCCTCCGCTTTCGCTTCCGTGCATTCGAGGATGATGATTTCGCGTGCCATAAAATTGGGGCCGTGAGCTTAGACTACTCTTTACTGAAGTCAAGCGACTCGTTATTATTGCTGCTCGAACTGCCGGAATCTTCCTCGTCGCGATCGTCATCGCCGTCGTCGGAGGCTTCATCCAGGCCGAACAGAGAACGGACGGGACGGTTCCAGCGACCACTGCGCTGCTCACGCTCAATGCGCTCCTGGCAGCCGACGGTGAAACGGGTGAATGGGAGAGCTTCGAGACGCTCTTCAGGGATGGTTTCGCCAGACATTTCGCAGATGCCATACATGCCCAGATCAATGCGCTTGAGGGCTTCATTGATTTCATAGATGGCGTCTTGTTCCTTGGCCAGGAGGCTGAGGGCGAAGTCGCGGTCATAAGCATCACTGCCGGCATCGGCCTGATGCATGCCAAAGGCGGATGAATCGCCCTCGCTGCCACGCAGGCTGCTGTTGGTCACGCCTTCAGCGGAGTTCAGGTAGGCGTCGCGCAGTTCCACGAGGCGCTGGCGCTGCTTCTTGAGAAAGGCCGCTGGGAGCACGGGCTTTTTCGGCGGCGTGTCCATGGTGATGCCTTCATCTTCAGCACGGCCGGTGCGGCGGACGTTGGTGATTTTAGGGGTTGATGCAGAGGCCTTGGGTTTAGCCGGGGCAGCCACTTTTTCCTCCTTGGGAGCTGGGGCAGCTTTTTTCGTGGCTGCTGGAGCAGGGGCCTCCTTCGCAGGGGCTGGAGCAGAAGCTTTTTCTTTTTTAGCGGCCGGGGCTGGGGCAGCAGCCGCTTTTTCCTTCTTGGCAGGAGCTTCCTTCACTGCGGCTTTTTTAGCAGGCGCGGCATTGGCGGCAGGCTTAGGAGCAGCGGCTTTTTTGGCAGCCGGTTTAGGGGCGGCAGATTTGGCAGGGGCTTTCTCTTTCTTCACGGGGGGAGATTTCTTCGGCGCAGGGTTGGCCGCCTTGGTCACGGGCTTGGCTGGGGACTTGGATGCTGGTTTAGCAACCTTAGCCGGGGCTTTCGCGGCGGGCTTTGCTGGAGCTTTCGTCGCAGGTTTTGCCGGAGCTTTGGGCGCTGGGGTCTTTTTCGCAGGCATGGCTCGTGAGGTTGGGGCGTTGATTCGCTTGGCATCCACCGATTTTTCGCAATCGGCGGAAAGAGCGCGGATAGTGATGTGCTTTGCCAAAAATGGCAACCGGAATTCCCAAGCAGAATTTTAGCCTTATCTGCCAAAATCACCCTATTATCACCCCATGGTCGAAATTTCCCGGTGTAACCAAGCCCTGGCATAAGCCCAATCACGTTTGGCGGTCGGCTCGGAGACGCCCAGGACTTCCGCCGCTTCGGCAAAGGTCAATCCGACGAAATAGTGCAGTTTCACCAACTCTGCTTTACGAGGATCTTCCGCGGCCAATTTATCCAGCGCCTCGTGCACGGCGAGGAGTTCATCATCTTGCGCCACCGGGGCTGCGACGGGCAAATCATCGTCCAGCATCACCTGCTCCTGGCCGGCCCCGTGACGCACGGCGCGTCGCCTGCGCGCCCGGTCGATCAAAATCCGACGCATGGCCTCCGCCGCCGCCCCAAAGTAGTGGCTTCGGTTTTGGAAATTCGCAGCCCCGAGCTTTAACCAAGCCTCATGGACCAAGGCGGTGGCTTGCAGCGTCTGGCCAGGCAACTCCCGTGCCATCTTGGCGGCAGCCAGCTTGCGCAGCTCGGCATAAACGGCCGTCAAAAGCTGGTTAGGCGCAGATTCCTGCCCCTGCTGGCAGGCCTGAAGGAGAAGGGTGATCTGATTCATCGGGCAAAGTCAGCGTAAAATTCGATTCAGATCCAGAACGAAACACAAGCCAAGCTTAAAGCCAATAACCCGACACTGCAAAGTCCCGCCACCACACTACGCTTTTCCATCGCGCCCATTAAACTTTTCACCGCCAGGGCCAAGCCTGGCAGTCCACAGAACAACCATGCTGCCAGGGCAAACGGATGGACAAGCAAGGCGATGAGCAATCGCAGATGCAAGGCCTCTGCCCCCGTCAACTGCGACACGAGAGAGGCGGTCCAGGCACCTGCGATCGAGATGCCTAACAATAGCAGCCCGAGCCAAAGATCATGGGTTAAGGAAGAGACGCTGACGGATGTTTCGTGTTTCATGCCCACCCATGCGCAGGCAGGCAGGAAATCGGATCATCCTTCATCATTTATTTTCCAGGCAGCCCCGCCAGCTTTCGCGCATAGGTCAGGGTATCGATTTCCTCCACCGCTTTATCTTTGCGGATCGCTTTGATGCGTGGGAAGCGGAGAGCCAAGCCGCTGTCATGTCGGTCACTCGCCTGAATGGAGTCGAAGGCGATCTCCAAAATGATCTGGGGAATAACCGTCCGCACACGGCCTTTTTGTTCCAAGGTGGTCTGCTGGAAGTGTTCCGTCAGTTCCTCGATCTCCACATCGGTCAGACCGGAGTAAGCTTTGCCGATCACACGCAAGGCGTTGTCAGACTCCTCGTCTCGCACGGCAAAAGTGTAGTCACTCAAGACATGACTGCGTTTGCCATGCCCCTGCTCCGCTTTCACCACCACGACATCGAGAGTCGCGAAGGCTTTCTTGAGTTTGAGCCAGGACTTGCCCCTCCGCCCAGGACTGTAATGGCTATCGGGGTCTTTGATGATCAGCCCCTCATTATTCCGTCGGCGTGCCGCCATGAAGGCCGCTTCCACTTCCTCCACCGAATGGGCGCGCTGGACACCGATCAAAGCCAGCCCCTGAGGTAGCTGAAGAGATTCGAGCTGCTGACGCCGTTCTTGCAACGATCGATCCAGCCAGGATCGGTCATTCTGCCAAAGAAGATCGAAAACGACATATCGCACCGTAATGTCACTGGGCAGAAAGAGATCGGCCTGATCTCGGCGACCTAACCGCTTTTGCAAATCAAAAAACGAGAGCTTCTTGTCGTCGGAATATGCGATAATCTCACCATCCAAGATCACGGCATCCGTCATTTGCCGAGCGGCTAAAGCGATCTCAGGAAACTGGTCTGTGATGGGTTTTAAATCCCGAGTAAAAATCTCCATGCGCTGCGGCGTGACATGGAGCTGAGCTCGGATGCCGTCATACTTATCTTCCAGCCAGATGCTTTGAGCGCCCAAAGCCGTCATGCGCTGCCAGACCTCCGCAGCGGTTTCTTCCGGCGACGCCAGCATGACCTTGATGGGAACCATGGGTTGAGGTGCGGCCGCGTGGAGTTCCGCCCTCCGTGCCAGAACGGCTGCCCGCCCGATGTCCCCACAAAGCATGGCCGCTTCACGCACCTGATCCGCATTTTGATCGAATGCCGCCGCCACGGCTTCCTCAATCAATCCTTCCTTGGATCCCATGCGCAGCTCACCGGTCAACAGGCGGATCAACCAAGAGCCTGTATGCGCTGTGAGTCGGAGCAATTGCTCTTTGAGCAACTTCGTTTTTGGAACCGGTCCCCGAACCTCACGCACGGCTCTGAAAAATTGATCGGTTTCACCTAGAGTCACCGTCTGCGGATCTAGCAGATTCATCCGGCTCAGCACGAGATACGCTGTGCGTCCGGCATCAGCTTGGCTGCGTGAAATGGCGCGATACTCGGCATCACTCAATCCCGACAGCTCTTGCAAGGCACGTCGAATGATCGCCCAACCGGCATTCACAGGACCTTCGGCTGCTGCGGGGTCGAACAATAAACCGGCGCAATATCGCACCGCCAAGGCGACATCATTCTCGCTCTCTAGAGCCCTTAAATATTCCGCTAGGAGAGCCGTCTTTTTCAAACGTGAAGATTCAGCCGCCGCCAACTCTCCGACCTGAGACCAACGCGCCAACGAATCGCAAGCCTCAACGACTCCCTTCGCTGCCCCAGATGCGTCCGGCGGCAATGCGTCCAATCGATCAGGCATCCCATCCAGAGACATCTCCAACTGATCTGCCCCCTCCAGGGTCCACGCATCATAACCCCGTGCGCGGAGATCTGCCGCAAACTCACGCGTGTAACCGTGAACCAAAAACACCCGTCTAGCTTTCACTACCTTCACGGTTTCCAGCAATTCAGGATAGTCGGCATGATCACTCAGAGGAAACGCTGCATCCACCTGATAGCGATACTTGGCTCCCGACTGCATGGCCCAGCCGCTCAGCATGGCGGTGCGGCAGATCTTAAGCTTGCGGATAGCTTGGCTGCGTGCTCCGCCGGGCGGAAAAAGCAGAACATGCCCCTTAGCTCTGGCCGGGTCAAAAAGCTGATAGTCTGGTAGCCGCCCCAACCAAGGAGCCACCACTTGAGTCATCTCCCAAATGGAGGGATGAACCATCACAGGATAGCCCGCATCTCCCAAAGCGCAGAGGATTTCCTGCGCTTTGCCTAACGAATAGCCCAACAAGACCGGAATCTCTCCTTCATCGAGAGTTTCGCGCACCCATCGCAGCATTTGCTCAATCACCACCGCCGTGGGTGGAAACCGAAACATCGGCAAACCGAAGGTGGTTTCCATGATCAAGGTGTCCGCAGTCAAGAGCTCACATCGCTCCGAGCTGAGCCCTTGACGCAGCTTGTAATCTCCGGTGTAAAGCAGTGATGCGCCATCGCTCATGCGCGTCAGATGCAGCATGGCCGAACCCACGATATGCCCGGCGGGAAATAAGCGTAGCCTCCAGCCCTCCCACTCGAAGTCTTGCCTCATCGGAAGTGCCTCGACATGACCATCCTTAGACATGCCATAGCGCACCCGCATGAGCTCTCGGGTTAGAGCCGAGCAACACGTCCATTCATGACGGGCCACATGATCGCTGTGCGCATGAGAAATGAAAGCACGCTTCACCCCATGATGAGGATCCAGCCAAAGATCCGCTTCAGGCAGATAGATGCCTTTACGATATTCGACCTTGAGAAGCGGAGTCATTGGCAGGGCTACGCTCAGCAAGCGCAGCCAGATGATGTTCGTCAAGTGTTCCGCCACTGATGAAAGGTCGGTCGCTGAAACGTTACGGATACCATGCGCCTACTGCTCTATCTGTTTTTGCTCCTTTCCCAAGGTCTGTTGCCAGCGCAGGCCGGCAAAAAGTCTTGGCCAGATCTCTCCAGCGTGCCGCCAGACTTAACCTTACCGGCCCTCACGGAGGGGCGGCCGAGAGCCGGATGCTGGGTCCGCCAAACGACGGCCCACTGGCAAGGAACCGAAGTCTATCATCTCCTTTACCTGCCCACCGATTGGAAGCCGGATCGCTCTTGGCCAGTGATTGTTGAATATCCCGGCAACGGCCCTTTTCAAAACGCCTTTGGAGACACGAGCACCGGCAAGGTGGAAGGCTGCTGCCTGGGTTACGGCATCAGCGCGGGTCGCGGCTTTATTTGGATCTCCATGCCCTTCGTTGAAAAGGCGGAGTCCACACAACGAAATGCCACGCGTTGGTGGGGAGATCTCGATGTCTCGAAGCGTTACTGCATCGAAACCGTGCGCGCAGTTTGTCAAAACTTCCACGGCGATCCTCAGCGGGTGCTGCTCAGTGGCTTCTCACGCGGCAGCATTGCCTGCAACTATCTCGGTTTGCACGACGATGAGATCGTCTCTCTTTGGTGCGGGTTTATTTGTCACAGCCACTACGATGGCGTTAAAACTTGGCCCTATCCAGATTCCGACCGGGGCGCTGCACACAAGCGTTTGCTCAGGCTAGGCCAGCGCCCGCAATTCATCAGCCATGAGGGCAGTATTGATGCAACTCGGGATTGGCTCTTGAGCACGGGCATCAACGGCCGCTGGACGCTTGTTCCCCTGCCTTTTCGCAACCACAGCAATGCATGGGTGCTACGAGATCTGCCGGAGAGACAGCGCCTGCGGCAGTGGGTCCATGAAGTCATGCCGAAAAAATAAACTTTCTTTGAGGGATCGTCATGGCGGCGGGGTAGCACCCCGTGGAGCCCCCAACCAGGCTCCACACCAACCAACCCCAAAGTCTAATCAACCATGACGAAACCCATCCTCATTCTGACCTCCGCTGCCCTCATGCTCACGGGAGTGAGTTGCTCCACCGCTAACACAGATTCAGGTGGACGTCGGTACCACACCTCTCCCATCCCGATCAAAAACCGCACCGGCATCAGTTGGACGGACAGCCGAGTCGCCTCCCCTACCGCGCCTGCAGGTAAGGCCCGTTATCATCACTCCAGCTCACCGATCGCCGGTAAGACGGGGCTACAAATCGCTCGCGTGCGCTGAGCCCGCACGTTGGCATCACGCCGTTTGGCCAAAAGGCCCCACCTCACGCATTCCTCTCTATGAACACACCCGACGATCCCCTCGACGAGTTGCTGACTCACTGGCAGGTGCGTGGCGATACACCGCCCACGTTTCAGCGTGAGGTGTGGGCCCGAATCGCCGCCCAAGAGGCTGAACCCACCTGGAAAGAGAAGCTCTGCACTAGGCTGCTGAAGCCCAGCAGTTGGCTTGTCGCATCCGCCGTGGCCATCCTCATTGGTGCTGGCATGGCGTGGCTGGAAACTCGTCCGCTACAGCTCACCCCTTACGATGCCTACGTGCGCTCCATCAGTCCGTTTGCTTCGCATCATTTAGCCGCACGTTAAAATCATGTCGATCCGTGAGAAACTGCTGATCCGGGTGATCGCCGTCATCGCATTGGCCATCATCACCCACGAGATCGTCTATTACCTGCGGCCCAAGCCAGCCACGGCTCAGCAGATGGGCCTGGAATGGCTGAAGGAAGAATACCACCTCCCAAACGATGCCTTTGCACGGATTAAGGACCTCCATCGTGACTACTTCATCCGCTGTGACGAAATGTGCGCCAACATGGAGCGCGCCCACCGCCCTCTGCTCCAGCGGAGTCGGACTCAAGCCTCGCAGGAATGGCGCATGGCCGCCCTGAAACGGGAAAAGGCGATCTGTGAGAACTGCTTGGATAACATGGTGGACCATCTCCGGACCGTGGCCAGCCTCATGCCGGCGGCTGAAGGAGAACGTTTCCTCAAAGACATCCTCCCCGAAGTCATCAACCCGCCCGAACTGCAAAAACTGCGGTCTCAGGTGATCCCCCTTCAATGATTGCATCGCCTGACGACGAGGACAACGATCTCATGATGGCTCTGGCTGGGGGCAATGATCCAGCTCTCAATATCTTAATCCGGCGCTGGACGCCCCGGCTGATCAGTTATGTCGAGCGCCTTTGTGGCTGCCATGCCACCGCCTGCGATCTGGCTCAAGAGACCTTCGTACGTGTTTACAAACACCGTCAGCAATTTCGCCCCGCCCATAAGTTTTCGACCTGGCTCTTCACCATCGCCACGAATCTCATGCGCAATCATTCCCGGTGGCAAAAGCGGCACCCGGTGACCCTTCTGGATCCGCACGAAACTCATGCGCTACCCCTGGAGTCCGGGCATCCAAGTCCAGATGGAGATCTTGAGAACAAGGAGCGCGCAGCCGCCATTCAACGTGCCATAGGGCAGCTCCCTGCAGAACAAAAAGAGGCCCTCATCCTTTCCACCTATGAGGGATTGTCCCACGGGGAAATTGCCGAAATCATGGGCACACGGGAAAAAGTCATTGAGATGCGCATCTACCGCGCCCGCAAACAATTGCGGGAATGGCTTCACGGTTGGCTCCAGACGTGACAACTCGGTCACGATTCTGACACAAATCTCAGCCTCCCATTGACAGCAGGGGCACCTCCCCGCTAACTCACAGAAGCTCGACGTCCGCCCGACTCCATGAACCTGCCCAATCAACTCACGCTCGCACGTCTCGTGCTCACGGGGTTTTTTGTGGCCTGCTTCTATCTCCCCTGGTCGCACACGTACTCCGTCGCGGTCATCATCTTTGGCATCGCGAGCTTTACGGATTACCTGGACGGCAACATCGCTCGGGCACGCAATCTGGTCACCAACTTCGGCAAGCTTTTCGATCCCCTTGCCGACAAAATCCTCATCGCCGCCGCTTTCATCCTCTTGTCGGTGGATAAGACCATTCCCTCTTGGATCACCATTGCCATTCTCTCCCGGGAATTTTTTGTGACGGGCATCCGCCAAATTGCCGCAGGCCAAGGAGCCGTCCTGGCAGCCGAAAAGCTCGGTAAGCACAAGATGGTCTGGCAAATCATCACCGTCCTCTATTTCATGCTCAAGGCCGGGTCCCAGGAGCCCATTTTCGGATTTCTGAAGCCTGCGTTCGCCTCCGCCTCCGTGGATCTCTGGGTCGGCGGCTTCATCATCTACTTCACCACGGCCTTGACCCTGGTCTCAGGTTTCAGCTACTTTTGGAAAAACCGTCATCTCTTCAATGATGCTTAGCGTCATTTGAGGTAGACGGGCTCAAGTTCTAAGCTCTCTACGATCATGTCCGCCGAAGCCCAATTGCGAGCCCTGCAAATCTCACTACCTCCGGCCCCACCGAAAGGTGGCATTTATAAGCCGGTCGTGATTGTCGGTAATATTGCTTACCTCTCTGGACATGGCCCCTATCTGGACGATGGAGGCATGATCCGCGGGCGCGTGGGCGAGGATCTCGATCTAGCGGAAGGCAACGCTGCAGCACGCCAGACCGGGCTGGCCATGCTGGCCACTCTGCAAAAGGAACTGGGAAGCTTGGACCGGATCAAGCGTGTGATTAAGCTCTTGGGCATGGTCAATGCCATGCCCGAATTCACGGATCACCCCAAAGTGATCAACGGCTGCAGCGAGCTCTTTGCCCAAGTCTGGGGTGAAGAGAATGGCATCGGTGCCCGCAGTGCCGTCGGTATGGGCTCTCTACCCGGGAACATTGCTGTGGAAATCGAAGGGATCTTCGAACTCCACCCCTAAAGGCGGCTCATTCATTGAGTCCGTAGGCGTAGCCCACTACCTCACCATCTTCTTCATCAAAGGCAATGCGCATGGGGCGGCAGCACACCTCACAGTCATAGTCCACATCACAGGGAATCTCCGTCACAAAAGGCGCGGGAACATCGAACTCCTCAAAGCAAGTGGGGCAGGTGACAGGAACCGTGTGCATAGAATCAGTCTAGGGCGCTAAAACGGCGAACCAACGCCTCCCGGCGATAGCGAAACACCTTCTCATGCATCGGCTTTACGTAAAGCGTATGGACGACTTCCCCAAACGGCCAAAACGGTAAAGCATAAATCACATGGTCCGAAACCTCAGTCTGAGTCGGCGACACCTCTTTAAAAGAATGTCGATGCTGCCAGAAACGATAGGGGCCAAAACGCTGTTCATCAATGAACGACTCCTGCGGCTGCACATGCCGGATTTCCGTAACCCATGTCCGGTAGAGTCCTGGCAACAACTGCAGGCGATACCAGACCACTTGCCCCGCATAGATGGATGACATATCCCCTCCCGCCACCTCAAAGCGCATATCGGGAGGCGTAATCTCATTCAAGTTAGCTGGCTGAGAGAAAAACGCCCACGCTTCTGCCAACGGAATCCGCAAGATTTGAGACTGACGAAATTCATGCAACTGCATGCTGGCATTACGCCGCATCATCCGACCTGGGCGCACACTCACTTCCGCGGCTGCATACGATCCGGTAAATTGTCATTCTCACGGTCTTGCGGTAGCATATCCCGTTCATCAGCTACGCCATCTCCATCACTATCATGCCCCGGTTGGAACCAACTGCGGTCACGCACCTCCCCGGCCAACTGGAGAGCTCGCCATAGATGTTGCACCGCCTCCGCCCGGGTGAGTTTGAAATCCTTCCGATCACGGTCGAGCAACCCTGGGGAAGCTGGCAATCTCAGAGCAGTCAACCAACGATGCAGAGTTTCCCAATTCACTTGGTCCTCAGGGTGAAAGCGTTCTTCCTGAGGACCAAACTGCCCCCACGTTACCATGGACTCGATGTACTTCCGATCTGGATCACTCATGGCGATATCCACATAACGAAGTACATCGAATGCAGGCCAATCTTTTGCTGAGGGAGTTAACCGATGAAGACGCGTCAAAACCGCAGCGAGGTCCCGACGCGTCATCACCTTGTCGGGCGAAAAGAAAACCTGATCCGCATCGGGCAGCCACACCCGCCGAGCAGCCAGCAAATTAGCGGCCTCAAAGTGCAGGTCGTCTGGACTCACATCCTGCCAGGGCCAGATGAGCACTCCCGGTCCACCATGGCCGCGAACCAAGATCTGCTGGAGTTCATGAATTTTGGCCAACGAACCGACCAACTCCCGAGGCTGCTGCCCGTCCCGCAGAGCCATCCAGGCCAAGGTCCCACTCGCCTGGCCGACGAGCATCATCTGATTATGCAGCCGCAGAGCCGACTGCACCACACTGCTCACCCCTATGTTCTTGCCTGCGCCTAACAATCCCTCAAATTCAATAGGCACAAGCCCACGTGCAGGGAAAACAGCTCGATCCGTATCCGTGTGCCAGCCTCGGCTCGGCGTCTGCTCATACACCCACGGACCCCTGCGGTCCTCGGTAAGAAACTTCCGCCGCGTGGGGTGAAAATCGATGTTGAACTGAAAACCCAAGACCGAGTCCTCCGGGAGAACCTTGGCCCACTTGGGCTCGCGACTCGCTGCCCGAATGTCATTTTCGCTCAGCATGGCCAGAGCCTCTAACCTTAGCCCTTCCCTAACATAGGGTTTCGGTGGCAGACGATCTTCCGTGCCAAATTCGTCCGTTAACTTCATGTAGCGGAAGGAATGCGGAAAGTCACCCACTCGATCATGCACTTGGGTTTGCAGATGGTGCAGCATGCCCAAGGCATGAGCCTTCGCATCCGCAAAAATGATGCGCCGTTGAGCGGGGGTCAGATCCACGATGTTTTTTTTCGAAGCACCCTGCTCCGTTTGCTCTAAAGCTTCCGTCACCTGCTGAGGAAGCTGACAGACAGGGTAATCCTGAACCGGCCAGTTTAGAAAAGTGGCCTCCGTGCCAGGCGCGAAGCCATTGTGCCAGCGATCCACCAGCCGGCGATGGGTGTACACGCTCCATCCTTTCATGGAGTATATGCCGCCGCTCATATCGCTATCCACCCAGGGGGGGGTTTTGTCCAAAGCCGCGAAAGAGTGCGCACCGTAAGTCTTCGGAGCTGACACGGTGTGATCCGAACCTGCCTCCCGTAGCACAACGCACCAGGAAATCGGATTCATCTCCTGACGCCCGGCCTCATCAAAGACCTCCGGGGCACTCGGTTCACCGAAGCGTGAACGCAGATCAGGCCCCGCAGCGTAAGCCGCTCCGCTCAGGCGGATCACATCTCCCCAGTCTGAGGCATCGATGGTGAGTTGAGCCTTCACTTGGAGTTCCGGTTTTTCACCAAACACATGCCGAAAAGTCACCCCTGTGACGTGGCCCCGTTGCACGTCCACATGAATCGGCTCGCGATCCCGCTCGACACGCAATACGCCCGCTTCGATGTGCGGCTTGACCAAGGCCTCGAAAATGGCGGCTGCCGCCGCAGGCTCAATGGTCTCGGTGCCGCAGTAAGCATTCCCCGGCGATGCTTTGCCATACACTCGCGAGTTATGGGCTCGAATCTGATCCACCACCTCGGCAAAGAGGCCACTCCGAGGGAAATTCACCCG is a genomic window of Prosthecobacter debontii containing:
- a CDS encoding SRPBCC family protein is translated as MQLHEFRQSQILRIPLAEAWAFFSQPANLNEITPPDMRFEVAGGDMSSIYAGQVVWYRLQLLPGLYRTWVTEIRHVQPQESFIDEQRFGPYRFWQHRHSFKEVSPTQTEVSDHVIYALPFWPFGEVVHTLYVKPMHEKVFRYRREALVRRFSALD
- the pgsA gene encoding CDP-diacylglycerol--glycerol-3-phosphate 3-phosphatidyltransferase, coding for MNLPNQLTLARLVLTGFFVACFYLPWSHTYSVAVIIFGIASFTDYLDGNIARARNLVTNFGKLFDPLADKILIAAAFILLSVDKTIPSWITIAILSREFFVTGIRQIAAGQGAVLAAEKLGKHKMVWQIITVLYFMLKAGSQEPIFGFLKPAFASASVDLWVGGFIIYFTTALTLVSGFSYFWKNRHLFNDA
- a CDS encoding RidA family protein: MSAEAQLRALQISLPPAPPKGGIYKPVVIVGNIAYLSGHGPYLDDGGMIRGRVGEDLDLAEGNAAARQTGLAMLATLQKELGSLDRIKRVIKLLGMVNAMPEFTDHPKVINGCSELFAQVWGEENGIGARSAVGMGSLPGNIAVEIEGIFELHP
- a CDS encoding CPXCG motif-containing cysteine-rich protein, which encodes MHTVPVTCPTCFEEFDVPAPFVTEIPCDVDYDCEVCCRPMRIAFDEEDGEVVGYAYGLNE
- a CDS encoding FAD-dependent oxidoreductase: MKSFFFSLLLGYTTLVRGEVGEADLLIVGGGESACAAAVQAARLGVKKIVLVNDIQWLGGQFSAEGVGCLDEWTTVAGRRVNFPRSGLFAEVVDQIRAHNSRVYGKASPGNAYCGTETIEPAAAAAIFEALVKPHIEAGVLRVERDREPIHVDVQRGHVTGVTFRHVFGEKPELQVKAQLTIDASDWGDVIRLSGAAYAAGPDLRSRFGEPSAPEVFDEAGRQEMNPISWCVVLREAGSDHTVSAPKTYGAHSFAALDKTPPWVDSDMSGGIYSMKGWSVYTHRRLVDRWHNGFAPGTEATFLNWPVQDYPVCQLPQQVTEALEQTEQGASKKNIVDLTPAQRRIIFADAKAHALGMLHHLQTQVHDRVGDFPHSFRYMKLTDEFGTEDRLPPKPYVREGLRLEALAMLSENDIRAASREPKWAKVLPEDSVLGFQFNIDFHPTRRKFLTEDRRGPWVYEQTPSRGWHTDTDRAVFPARGLVPIEFEGLLGAGKNIGVSSVVQSALRLHNQMMLVGQASGTLAWMALRDGQQPRELVGSLAKIHELQQILVRGHGGPGVLIWPWQDVSPDDLHFEAANLLAARRVWLPDADQVFFSPDKVMTRRDLAAVLTRLHRLTPSAKDWPAFDVLRYVDIAMSDPDRKYIESMVTWGQFGPQEERFHPEDQVNWETLHRWLTALRLPASPGLLDRDRKDFKLTRAEAVQHLWRALQLAGEVRDRSWFQPGHDSDGDGVADERDMLPQDRENDNLPDRMQPRK